One window from the genome of Phycisphaerales bacterium encodes:
- a CDS encoding mannose-1-phosphate guanylyltransferase yields MDAHRYAMVMAGGSGTRLWPMSRKAQPKQLLRFLAEPGRSTPRSLIEVSAGRLDGLVPEKNLLVCTLERYRDDVAAVLSSLSKDQILGEPVGRDTVNAVGLTAAVLASKDPQASFCVMTADHVIEPVATFQEVVRQGFELVEREPRTLVTFSIEPTHPATGYGYVKRAGAIEGTSDLGYHVEKFVEKPDEATAKQYIKEGVYGWNSGMFVWKAQTFLDCLKSFLPASHNGLMEIARAWDTEDRDAVLHRVYPELPKKSVDYAVMEPATTHAAKNAVGGAISVATLRMDVSWLDVGSWASYAATLSADPSENRVAPIAEDASAIAHQSSGNLVVNNEPGHTIALLGCEDMVVVHTRGATLIMPSARAEALKDLHATLPETLM; encoded by the coding sequence ATGGACGCACACCGCTACGCGATGGTTATGGCCGGGGGCTCGGGCACGCGCCTGTGGCCCATGAGCCGCAAGGCGCAACCGAAGCAGCTCCTGCGCTTCCTGGCCGAACCCGGCCGCTCGACGCCGCGGAGCCTGATCGAAGTGTCGGCCGGGCGGCTCGACGGCCTGGTGCCCGAGAAGAACCTCCTCGTCTGCACGCTCGAACGCTACCGCGACGACGTCGCGGCCGTGCTGTCCTCGCTCTCGAAGGACCAGATCCTGGGCGAGCCCGTCGGGCGTGACACCGTGAATGCCGTGGGGCTGACGGCCGCCGTGCTCGCGAGCAAGGACCCGCAGGCGTCGTTCTGCGTCATGACGGCCGACCACGTCATCGAGCCGGTCGCGACGTTCCAGGAGGTCGTCCGGCAGGGCTTCGAACTGGTCGAGCGCGAGCCCCGCACGCTCGTCACGTTCTCCATCGAACCAACCCATCCCGCCACCGGCTACGGCTACGTCAAGCGTGCCGGCGCAATCGAGGGCACCAGCGACCTGGGCTACCACGTCGAGAAGTTCGTCGAAAAGCCCGACGAGGCGACCGCCAAGCAGTACATCAAGGAAGGCGTCTACGGCTGGAACAGCGGCATGTTCGTGTGGAAGGCCCAGACGTTCCTCGATTGCCTGAAGAGCTTCCTGCCCGCCTCCCACAACGGCCTGATGGAGATCGCCCGCGCCTGGGACACCGAGGACCGCGACGCCGTGCTGCACCGCGTGTATCCCGAGCTTCCCAAGAAGAGCGTCGACTACGCCGTGATGGAGCCGGCGACCACGCACGCCGCGAAGAACGCCGTCGGCGGCGCCATCTCCGTCGCCACGCTGCGCATGGACGTCTCGTGGCTCGACGTCGGCTCGTGGGCCAGCTACGCCGCGACGCTCTCGGCCGACCCGAGCGAGAACCGCGTCGCCCCGATCGCCGAGGACGCCAGCGCCATCGCACACCAGAGCAGCGGCAACCTCGTCGTGAACAACGAGCCGGGCCACACCATCGCCCTGCTGGGCTGCGAGGACATGGTCGTCGTGCACACGAGGGGCGCCACGCTGATCATGCCCAGCGCCCGGGCCGAAGCGCTGAAGGACCTGCACGCGACGCTGCCCGAGACGCTGATGTAA
- the ruvA gene encoding Holliday junction branch migration protein RuvA encodes MIAHLHGTIADIQKGKATIATASGVSYDVLLPPYLDGQIGRVGATVQLSTVHVLESPNQGATFLPRLFGFATAADREVYEAMTQIRGLGHRKALRALAEPPTQVAAMIARGDEVGLKRLPEIGAKLAKTLVEELGQAFRDKLAIEEMESSVEVKAAPSDPQAEDAVRALIALGEQPAEASRKVTLARQKRNAKDVEASELVSLALSL; translated from the coding sequence ATGATCGCGCACCTCCATGGCACCATCGCGGACATCCAGAAGGGCAAGGCAACGATCGCCACCGCCTCTGGTGTGTCGTATGACGTGCTGCTGCCGCCCTACCTCGATGGCCAGATCGGCAGGGTTGGCGCCACCGTGCAACTCTCTACCGTGCACGTCCTGGAGAGCCCCAACCAGGGCGCCACCTTCCTCCCCCGCCTCTTCGGCTTCGCGACCGCCGCCGACCGCGAGGTCTACGAGGCGATGACGCAGATCAGGGGCCTCGGCCACCGCAAGGCCCTGCGCGCGCTCGCCGAGCCCCCCACGCAGGTCGCCGCCATGATCGCGCGGGGCGACGAGGTCGGCCTGAAGCGCCTGCCCGAGATCGGCGCCAAGCTCGCCAAGACGCTGGTCGAGGAACTCGGCCAGGCCTTCCGCGACAAGCTCGCGATCGAAGAGATGGAATCGTCCGTCGAAGTGAAGGCCGCGCCGAGCGACCCGCAGGCCGAGGATGCCGTGCGCGCCCTCATCGCGCTGGGCGAGCAGCCCGCCGAAGCGTCGCGCAAGGTCACGCTCGCGCGGCAGAAGCGGAATGCAAAGGACGTCGAGGCGTCCGAGCTCGTATCGCTCGCACTCTCGCTCTGA
- a CDS encoding peptidase MA family metallohydrolase has translation MLVALLAAAGLAIAQNRVQDDGISLSPAVERALDATYLTDDERRDLRLFHGQWTAEDLANPAIAARAALLAGDLNHQALDSDDASPLDRAEAMILRGDVRAGLELIEDDQTMRALRVRAQASELLGDLESVRRTTDIAMTRLARERAEGAEELTEGVRVLIIRARTVGVEQGADDYGLMANLLATVRDELDRLYWPARLAEAELLDARDNRPQAREALLETLSLNPASAAAWRALGESHVRAFNFDAAEAVANELDRIAASVRPGATSPDAALIRARSLLRQKEPRLAAEAVDELLADYSTMRDALALRLAIAAVYRDTETEQELLAALEELSPGSAMPHYEAGRQLADWRQYAPAMAYLQEATARQPAWPEPWIELGLLAMQAAEDQTAIAALERATTLDPFNVRAKNTLRLATELANYERIETEHFTIRYRSGPDAVLAEEMAPVMEHIHARITGAVNNGLDHEPDRKTVIDLMPSHDWFAVRITGMPDIFTIAASTGPAIAMETPRPNPGSTTQGYDWPRVLQHEYVHTVGLSRTKNRVPHWFTEAQAVFLEDGPWDENRARMLTAALEKDALFALDDLSLGFIRPKRPGDRSLAYAQSAWLYQYLVERYGSQAPLDLMDAYARGQTQREAFESVLEIDQDELESAFLAWAARQARGWGLLPPERYPTLDQLAQQYQDDTGDEAPTMTALLEAYPDHPQLIEELARNRLEGNNGRPTPEMHDILTRWAQAVPVADEPRRMLVLLAREDGIDPADDTTIGYLEHLDARAQYTGAYAAELARLYMQRDETDKALAKASRAVQIEPFDAPLRELAATIAWRAGEFTRARDHVEALTIIEPDRDIHRQRLDAMNQRLNR, from the coding sequence ATGCTGGTCGCCCTTCTGGCGGCCGCGGGGCTCGCCATCGCCCAGAACCGGGTGCAGGACGACGGCATCAGCCTGTCGCCCGCCGTCGAGCGAGCCCTCGACGCCACGTACCTGACCGACGACGAGCGCCGCGACCTACGCCTCTTCCACGGCCAGTGGACCGCCGAGGACCTGGCCAACCCCGCCATCGCGGCCCGCGCCGCGTTGCTGGCCGGCGACCTCAACCACCAGGCACTCGACAGCGACGACGCAAGCCCGCTCGACCGGGCTGAGGCGATGATCCTCCGCGGCGACGTGCGGGCGGGTCTCGAACTGATCGAGGACGACCAAACCATGCGCGCGCTCCGCGTGCGCGCACAGGCGTCCGAGCTCCTCGGCGATCTCGAATCGGTCCGCCGCACCACCGACATCGCCATGACCCGCCTCGCCCGCGAACGGGCCGAGGGTGCCGAAGAACTCACCGAAGGCGTACGCGTCCTGATCATCCGCGCCCGCACCGTCGGCGTCGAGCAGGGCGCCGACGACTATGGCCTGATGGCCAACCTGCTGGCCACCGTGCGCGACGAGCTCGACCGCCTCTACTGGCCCGCGCGCCTGGCCGAAGCGGAGCTGCTCGACGCCCGCGACAACCGCCCCCAGGCGCGCGAGGCGTTGCTCGAGACGCTCTCGCTCAATCCAGCCAGCGCCGCGGCCTGGCGCGCTCTGGGCGAGAGCCACGTCCGCGCGTTCAACTTCGACGCCGCCGAGGCCGTGGCCAACGAGCTCGACCGCATCGCCGCCTCCGTGCGCCCGGGCGCAACCTCGCCCGACGCAGCGCTCATCCGCGCGCGCTCGCTGCTCCGTCAGAAGGAGCCGCGCCTGGCCGCCGAGGCCGTCGACGAGCTCCTCGCAGACTACTCCACCATGCGCGACGCGCTGGCGCTCCGCCTGGCCATCGCCGCCGTCTATCGCGACACCGAGACCGAGCAAGAGCTCCTGGCAGCCCTCGAGGAACTCTCCCCCGGCAGCGCCATGCCCCACTACGAGGCCGGCCGCCAATTGGCCGACTGGCGCCAGTACGCCCCCGCCATGGCCTACCTGCAGGAAGCGACCGCGCGCCAGCCCGCCTGGCCCGAGCCCTGGATCGAGCTGGGCCTGCTCGCCATGCAGGCCGCCGAGGACCAGACCGCCATCGCCGCCCTGGAGCGAGCGACGACCCTCGACCCCTTCAACGTCCGCGCCAAGAACACGCTGCGGCTCGCGACCGAGCTGGCCAACTACGAGCGCATCGAGACCGAGCACTTTACCATCCGCTATCGCAGCGGTCCCGACGCCGTGCTGGCCGAAGAGATGGCGCCCGTCATGGAGCACATCCACGCCCGCATCACGGGCGCCGTCAACAACGGCCTCGACCACGAGCCCGACCGCAAGACCGTCATCGACCTCATGCCCAGCCACGACTGGTTCGCCGTGCGCATCACGGGCATGCCAGACATCTTCACCATCGCCGCGAGCACCGGGCCGGCGATCGCCATGGAGACGCCGCGCCCCAACCCGGGCAGCACGACGCAGGGCTATGACTGGCCCCGCGTCTTGCAGCACGAGTACGTGCACACGGTCGGCCTCAGCCGCACGAAGAACCGCGTGCCCCACTGGTTCACCGAGGCGCAGGCCGTGTTCCTCGAGGACGGGCCGTGGGACGAGAACCGCGCCCGCATGCTGACGGCGGCCCTCGAAAAGGACGCGTTGTTCGCGCTCGATGACCTGAGCCTGGGCTTCATCCGGCCCAAGCGACCCGGCGACCGCAGCCTCGCGTATGCGCAGTCGGCCTGGCTCTACCAGTACCTCGTCGAGCGCTACGGCTCGCAGGCGCCGCTCGACCTCATGGACGCCTACGCCCGGGGCCAGACCCAGCGCGAGGCGTTCGAGAGCGTACTCGAGATCGACCAGGACGAGCTCGAATCAGCGTTCCTCGCCTGGGCCGCCCGGCAGGCCCGAGGCTGGGGCCTGCTGCCGCCCGAGCGATACCCCACGCTCGACCAGCTCGCCCAGCAATACCAGGACGACACGGGCGACGAGGCCCCGACGATGACGGCGCTGCTCGAGGCCTACCCCGACCACCCGCAGCTCATCGAAGAACTCGCGCGCAACCGCCTCGAGGGCAACAACGGCCGACCCACGCCCGAGATGCACGACATCCTGACGCGGTGGGCCCAGGCCGTGCCCGTGGCCGACGAGCCCCGGCGCATGCTGGTCCTGCTCGCCCGCGAAGACGGCATCGACCCCGCCGACGACACGACAATTGGCTACCTCGAGCACCTCGACGCCCGCGCGCAGTACACGGGCGCGTACGCGGCCGAGCTCGCCCGCCTCTACATGCAGCGTGACGAAACCGACAAGGCCCTCGCCAAGGCCAGCCGGGCGGTGCAGATCGAGCCCTTCGACGCGCCGCTCCGCGAGCTGGCTGCCACCATCGCCTGGCGCGCCGGCGAGTTCACGAGGGCCCGCGACCACGTCGAGGCCCTCACCATCATCGAGCCCGACCGCGACATCCACCGCCAGCGTCTGGACGCGATGAACCAGCGGCTGAACCGCTAG
- the ruvX gene encoding Holliday junction resolvase RuvX, whose amino-acid sequence MGFGPAITRYIAIDLGDRRTGLAVGDDHTNVASPWKTLEIPIEHEGGEKLINAIEKEVAREYGKSPRLELVVGLPLHLDGRESDRSKKARVFAERLGTTLGRTVHLADERLTSKQADWAMGGSGLTHLQKKRRRDSIAAAALLQGFLDRLRAPEANDADEGKNPGAHPNDDRVGEEGT is encoded by the coding sequence ATGGGCTTCGGCCCCGCCATCACGCGCTACATCGCCATCGACCTGGGCGACCGCCGCACCGGCCTGGCCGTGGGCGACGACCACACCAACGTCGCCTCGCCGTGGAAGACCCTCGAGATCCCCATCGAACACGAGGGCGGCGAGAAGCTCATCAACGCGATCGAGAAGGAAGTCGCCCGTGAGTACGGCAAGAGCCCTCGCCTCGAGCTGGTCGTGGGCCTGCCCCTGCACCTCGACGGCCGAGAGAGCGACCGCAGCAAGAAAGCCAGAGTCTTCGCCGAGAGGCTTGGGACCACGCTCGGCCGCACCGTACACCTCGCCGACGAACGCCTGACCAGCAAGCAGGCCGACTGGGCCATGGGCGGCTCGGGACTGACCCACCTCCAGAAGAAACGACGGCGCGACTCGATCGCGGCTGCCGCACTCCTCCAGGGGTTCCTCGATCGCCTGAGGGCCCCGGAGGCCAACGATGCCGATGAAGGCAAGAACCCAGGAGCGCATCCCAATGATGACCGCGTGGGGGAAGAAGGGACGTAA
- a CDS encoding GC-type dockerin domain-anchored protein, with protein sequence MRTAICLAALVVGPSPALAQSPCPIQRLEPEAGYGSAFGVRMVIDSGRLLIRDSGALGPCPGGGTTPGCVNGAIYSFALEDGRWTSRQLIYPLDVGVYRGFGNFAVEGDLMIATTATRNGDSRQGLGHVYRFDRALGQWIETDRFQAPDAPTHPTGGFGNDVALRGDSVLISRDGTVFLYQEVGEGWELMQTIEQRSLFDGFGLPMVISDDWAFIGAMNGHAPSIYVYRRDASGQLVFHERMQPPVPGGAFGRSMALDGSTLAVWGGGTHVAGSVFVYDVTPDGPVFHQDVTLEGVVDESIGLGVGLSLSGDTMVCGSYTGRSWKPFETVGYVFRRGSNGMWRLATMVDPEPAAPYGLYRTTGHATATDGRTVVISHAGEWPPASEPTGAAYSFVLDCEICEADLDLDGVLTIFDFLAYLNLFQDGDALADFDGDGELTIFDFLAFQTAFDAGC encoded by the coding sequence ATGCGAACAGCCATCTGCCTCGCCGCTCTGGTCGTCGGCCCTAGTCCTGCCCTCGCCCAGTCTCCTTGCCCGATCCAGCGCCTTGAGCCAGAGGCGGGGTACGGCAGCGCTTTCGGCGTTCGCATGGTGATCGACTCGGGCCGGCTGCTCATCAGAGACTCGGGCGCTCTCGGGCCGTGTCCGGGCGGCGGCACGACACCCGGCTGTGTCAACGGGGCCATCTATTCGTTCGCCCTAGAGGACGGTCGGTGGACCAGTCGCCAATTGATCTACCCGCTGGACGTCGGTGTATACCGGGGCTTTGGAAACTTCGCGGTCGAGGGCGACCTCATGATCGCGACGACCGCAACACGAAACGGCGACTCTCGGCAAGGGCTCGGTCACGTCTACCGGTTCGACCGTGCTCTCGGGCAGTGGATAGAGACTGATCGCTTCCAGGCCCCCGACGCACCCACGCATCCCACCGGCGGCTTCGGCAACGACGTTGCGCTGCGTGGTGACTCGGTGCTCATCTCGCGCGACGGGACCGTGTTCTTGTACCAGGAGGTCGGCGAGGGGTGGGAATTGATGCAGACGATCGAGCAGCGGAGCCTCTTCGATGGGTTCGGGTTGCCGATGGTCATCAGCGACGACTGGGCGTTCATCGGGGCCATGAACGGTCATGCCCCGTCCATCTACGTGTATCGTCGCGACGCGAGCGGCCAGCTCGTGTTCCACGAGCGAATGCAACCACCGGTACCCGGTGGCGCATTCGGCAGGTCCATGGCGCTCGACGGCTCGACCCTTGCCGTCTGGGGCGGAGGTACGCATGTGGCCGGCTCGGTCTTCGTGTATGACGTGACGCCGGATGGGCCGGTGTTCCACCAGGACGTGACGCTGGAGGGCGTGGTCGATGAGTCCATCGGCCTGGGGGTCGGCCTGTCGCTCAGCGGCGACACCATGGTCTGCGGCTCGTACACCGGGCGGAGCTGGAAGCCATTCGAGACCGTCGGCTACGTCTTCAGGCGCGGCAGCAACGGGATGTGGCGTCTTGCGACGATGGTCGACCCCGAGCCCGCGGCACCCTACGGGCTCTACCGCACCACCGGCCACGCGACGGCGACCGATGGGCGGACCGTTGTCATCAGCCACGCGGGCGAGTGGCCCCCCGCGTCGGAGCCAACTGGTGCCGCCTATAGCTTCGTCCTTGATTGCGAGATCTGCGAAGCCGACCTCGACCTCGACGGCGTCCTCACCATCTTCGACTTCCTCGCCTACCTCAACCTCTTCCAAGACGGAGACGCGCTCGCCGACTTCGACGGCGACGGTGAGTTGACGATCTTCGACTTCCTGGCGTTCCAGACGGCGTTCGACGCGGGCTGCTGA
- a CDS encoding MoxR family ATPase — protein MSDATAGPTSTPIAKLRDNIASVFMGNPKAIDRVLRTMLAGGHLLIEDVPGVGKTVLAGAISRSVRGKLARVQMTPDLLPSDILGVSVYDRDRGEFTFKPGPIFANFVLADEINRTTPRTQTALLEAMSEATVSIDGTSHPLPQPFMVIATQNPYDFEGTYLLPENQLDRFLMRTRLGYPDPGTEVRVLESRPASTALPQLEAVMPLETLSELQSKVNAVRVDAKILEYVVAIAGATRRSPDLRLGLSPRGALALTQVARATALIDDRDYVVPEDVLDNIMPVVAHRLIVRGGLEQGDAREAESILEGIIQGVEAPT, from the coding sequence ATGTCCGACGCGACCGCCGGCCCGACCTCGACGCCCATCGCGAAGCTGCGCGACAACATCGCCTCGGTGTTCATGGGCAACCCCAAGGCCATCGACCGCGTGCTGCGGACGATGCTGGCCGGCGGGCACCTCTTGATCGAGGACGTGCCGGGCGTGGGCAAGACGGTGCTGGCCGGGGCGATCTCGCGCAGCGTGCGGGGCAAGCTGGCCCGCGTGCAGATGACGCCCGACCTCTTGCCCAGCGACATCCTGGGCGTGAGCGTGTACGACCGCGACCGCGGCGAGTTTACGTTCAAGCCCGGGCCGATCTTCGCCAACTTCGTGCTGGCCGACGAGATCAACCGCACCACGCCGCGCACGCAGACGGCGCTGCTGGAGGCGATGAGCGAGGCGACGGTGTCGATCGACGGCACGAGCCACCCGCTGCCCCAGCCGTTCATGGTGATCGCCACGCAGAACCCTTATGACTTCGAGGGCACGTACCTGCTGCCCGAGAACCAGCTCGACCGGTTCCTGATGCGGACGCGGCTGGGCTATCCGGACCCGGGCACGGAAGTCCGCGTGCTCGAGAGCAGGCCGGCGAGCACGGCCCTGCCCCAGCTCGAGGCGGTCATGCCGCTGGAGACGCTGAGCGAGTTGCAGTCGAAGGTCAACGCCGTGCGCGTGGACGCGAAGATCCTCGAGTACGTGGTCGCGATCGCCGGGGCGACGCGGCGCTCGCCCGATCTTCGGCTCGGATTATCTCCCCGCGGCGCGCTGGCGCTCACACAGGTCGCTCGCGCCACGGCGCTCATCGACGACCGCGACTACGTCGTGCCCGAGGACGTGCTGGACAACATCATGCCCGTCGTCGCCCACCGCCTGATCGTCCGCGGCGGCCTCGAGCAGGGCGACGCCCGCGAGGCCGAGAGCATCCTGGAGGGGATCATCCAGGGGGTCGAAGCGCCGACGTGA